GAAAGAGCCAAAATACTGCATTGCTCTCCGTAAAGCATGGGGTCAGTTTGTATTCTTCAGTACTGTATTCTTAAGACCAGACACGGAATGAATATACttcatatatttataaaaaaaaaactggcttTTGGCGATTAGCTATTGAAAAACATGGAGAATTAGAATACAaaaatctttatatttaataattttaatcatATGGAATAGAGAGCGAATTATAAAATCCAATTCAATGTTATGATTTTTGCAAATGACTACTTTATTTGTACAATTTTTCTGATATTAGATGAGAGTAATTTTATTCGGAAAGAGTAAAAGGCGATAACTCATGAGagttgttttcaaaaaaaaatgggacagaatacaaaatttataataattttcatcCCACTCGTATCATTTAATAGACATTGACAAtacatcaaaaatattcaatggATCTATATGAGTGAAATTGTAGTTAATTCGAAATAAGTGAtgtgaaatgttacaaaaaatcatgtttcacttctaactaaaatttgaatgtatatGAAAATTGCATTGTTTTGCAAATATTGATTcgttaaatatttctttttaacttttgtaagctgaattttaattaattgaCTATGTTATAGAATTGATTATTTCTGATCAAAATACTGTCTTTTCTCTCTTATAATGTAtgaacatgaataaaaattaaaattattaaaccCCATGGAAGTTTTATTGCACTGCATGAACAAATACATTTTAgagtaattttattacaaacaatttttcaaataggTAGGTTAATGAAGCGCATTGAAGAGCAATGATCAGTGTATTTCCCTCAAAACATGATATCAAGAAACAACTTGAACTATCGTTCTCGTGAAGCACAAGTCATTAGTTGCGTCGCGAATGGCTATACTAAAGAGAAGAGCTTGAGAGCATTTAAAGCGCTTCCATGAATACTCTATGCCAGTGGTTCACAACAGCCCGTCCACAGACCGCTGTCTGTCCGCgaaaaatttcgttgttttcATGCCGTCTCAATTGCTTTGTCGAACACGGAGATTGCGTTGATTTATTACACAATTTCTCTTCTGTCGTCATAgtgcgacgtctttcgcgagtaatcacacttttcgcttttccggctccgattcatcgcgaatgcgctccatcaaatctcgcaagatttaGAAACGGCACGCGTGCTTTCTCTGTgctgcgtgcttttcctgattaatatgaccatctatataaaactttatgcatattttttttgtttaaaccagaaaacattCAAGAACAGTATACTATtacagtaagatatgaactagTTGCGACCCAGCAGGTGgccacgagacgcgcaaaaaaacatgggccgcagagatcttttttagtattttgagCAGACACAGCGGGCTATTGAGCTATAGGTGCCAAGTTACTGACAACTTTGTCATTCTAATGTAAATTCATAttgtttgaggcgtcgatcaactgcagggggattaatatgatgaacccgattaaaaagagaaaagcttgattaaaattgtgattctactttataGTCCACATTTAAAAAGGTATCACTGTCGCAATTATGGATATCTttcgataacgaatacccatcgctaagtaaccGAGCAAttaaactgttgtccgtattttcaaccagttactgcgttatgcgaaaaaacgtTTTTCTCACTAGCTTTAAtcaaaacgaagcaaagaaatcggccGTACGCCGCTGCAGAGCTCCGGattgcagaaacttctttgaggcctcgtcTGCAATCCtataatggaaacgaaacagcagcgaAATCCTCacttgtgtttgtacatgatttagCATGTTTAATTTAtgtgtaatttatttataaaaacattaaaataaacCCCATTAGTGttttatccattaaaaataatcacaaccaacagtaaataaaacaacttttacgaacatttttaggttttttaactgttatatatagccgatatatatatatataacggcCGGTCAcagccgatatgatatatcgccaaacacgcaatatcgggccgatatatcggttgatcTCTAATGCTGAGGGCGTGtaacaataaagattcatgcctccagtctcgtGAATCAAAATACCAAAGGAACATGTCACAACTGTAGTtgccggtacctagtagtctacctcagggtggtttaaggttgctaggttgaatgaccgcaaaaactttttaGGAgatctcgcgggccgcaagtcggagaaaacccaaaagtgatcaaaatattgCGAGCCTTTAATTTAACCCAACCCAGCCGGTCGGTCTGGTGCCATTTTACAtggattattttttttgtcaacccaTTAAGCCCAAAAGATTCACTCATGACTTTTTAATGTCGTGTGCTAGAGTtatattcagcaatatatgtaaaacgcacttctctaaaaaaatattttttatacgtcAAAATTTCTACTGAATTTGCGAGATTTTGTGTTTAGTAGAGTgttaataattattcctaattaattaattttatttcaacgttttcttgtgttattttccaacaaaacaacacgaaaaccactattatagcaagaatggttactcttaaattcacgattgtatttacaaaatattcaagttcgaggcttcaattgacaattttgatgacgccaCACCTCTGATTATTACTGCACAGCCCACCCTCAATgcaaaaatgttacttttttcgacggaaatgcgcgtagaaagacGTAAACATTCTAATGCGCGCCGTTACGAGTGAAAATTACCAttcattttacgtttttttcacgTTTGAAAAAATCTCTATACCTCTGCCAGGTAtggtgcagtcgaaatcatatttttcaaaacatcacAGGGCCAGTGATGGAATGTATAACTAAAAGTACATGACAAACCAATACTAAGCCATTATAAAGGAGTTTATGGTAGGTAATTTCCCGTCTGAGTCATATCAACGAATTCACATATCTGAAGGACGATTTTCAAATCGATGCTATTTATAGAACTGGCATTTATAGCAAAGATGGAGTCCCTTTTTCGTGAAATATACTACTCCACCATTGAACATTAACCGTAAAACACCATAAATACCTTTTAGAGTTGAACTAGGCATTAATAATACTACatttaaactatatatatatatgccatcCGGCTGCGTtgttaataaacaacgagagtttaccgttctaatcagactattatcatGTTGCAtaggtggcgttcttttaaagaagatatataaagtcttcagttattttaaaattaattcccGAAAATTACCGTTGTTTTTTTCGCATTTTGGATTTCAACTAGACACTGTGTGGTAGGCAATGAAATACATTTACAAGCCAAGTCttagttggtatttcgggacctagctaaaaaaactggattgcgcggcgttaagtcggctctgtgTTTcgctactgtcacatggcccacgcttgaaAGCAGAAGAGTGCTTTTACTGAAATAAAGGCATAAAGTGTTGGAAAATAAGGTTTGAATCTCgagatcccaaccccagttggaataactgaaaaaaagttctgctattagatacaaatatacgctaaaattggtctgtgggccgcacggaatgtatcagcatgatagggtttggaccaccctggtctaccttatcaaaaaactcccgacttcgctgaccactagatcgttgaaatgcgatcgtggaaccgccacatagtgcaaTAGTTCATTAGTCCAATTGTTGAAGGGAAaagaaatcttttttaaataaaaatgcagcaacaaggaagATACTAAGAAGAAAAAACAACACAATttgagaaaacgactcataggcccactTCGTGtcaaaataagtttcagtgtttatttttaataaagaagggtAATAGGctacttgaagacgaaaattAGGCGAACATTTTAAAGTTTGAGTCGTCGGGTgaactcaaaatattttaataaacaccgataaactatatgaaattctgctctaaaattgctgtggtgcccctctttgcttggtgccctaagcacgtgcttatattgttcaatggttaatccggcgctggatgcccagcactgcatttcattacgcaaaagatatggtattattttatgtttcacccatttcaatttttggccggcacattatttgatagttttttttcttgtgaaatgtttttaattgtGCCTTTTTATCTAGAaccatattgagtgcccgataTTGCATTGtataacgcaaatatatgttattcttttatgttccggtcatttcaattttttgccggtccgcgagtaaatttaatttgattttaccggtccgcgaggatagaaaggttggATATCGCTGCGCTATGCGACTTATGAATTACTTCTGAATTCTGGAGATGCGCAGCTTGATTTGACGTTCAGAATCGATTCCTAAAATATTTCGTATCtctaattatttaatatatttttaacccGAAGTGAGAATATTGATGTCAATAAACGAATGAAAACAATTCTAATTTTGCTACCATGATGTTATTGATTAATCGATCGTTATACTATTGAAAAGTATTTCTCAGATGAAGATATCTGATGTTCGTATAGATAGTTTCATAAAAGTATaatattgtatataatttgaattCGAGTATCGTTTTTCTGACCTCTGGCGGCCTCACTCAAATACAATGCAGTTAACTATGCTTCGCACGtgttcaattttcattttagcATTTGCAGACATGGATAAAAGAAAGTTATTGGCTTTAGCAGtagtattaataataattggTATTGTTGTAATATTGATTGAGACATTGACAACTGATGATAGTAACGGTGTTGAAACGAGCGAAGTCACAACTATCACAAACACCACAAAATCGACTACGAACACGACTAATCCGCCGCCGCCACCAATCACAACTACAAAAAGTAATGTATAATATGTCAGTATACTTTGTCCGTAGCCATATATTTTTCAAGAGTCTTTACGATTATAAATCTACTTATCATTCAACATCAATCCAAATACATAAACAAAGATGAGATCCCACAGCATCTTCTATATAAGCAATTATTAATACATTTTTGTAACTTCCTCTGATACCAATGGGTTTCTTATAAACATCTTATAAAATTATCAGTACATATTATAAGATGATATGAGCGCGAAATAATTTTATAAGCGTGAGCGTAATCAATAACAAACAAAGATGAGAGCATCAGAGGATTAATCAAAATCTACACTTTTTACAAAATATGGGATCGGTTGACTGATAATCATGCTCATGCTGCCAATGCACATGCTTTTGCATAAATTAgtatataataaataacataCTATAATTTAGTCCAACAATGAacttaaattttactaattttcacAGGCgaaataataatgattttgagaagaccaataaattttttttaaacagatatactattcaaatcattttattcatgttacataattgatatatttgaatatactgATATCTTTTGATATTTATGTTAtctaaaaatgtatttgtttcTTCAGGCCTTGAGGAAGTTTGGCATAACTTTTCAACTGGATCGTACAAGTTGTTTTtgacaaatattaattttgaagcaGCAAAGAAAAGTTGCAGGGATGTAAATGCAAGATTGGTAACTGAGGGAATAAGAAATGAAGTCACCCGCAAGTGAGTTCATGTAATGAAACTAATTgcaaatgacttttatagttttattcatttgcttATGATcatatataccaggggtggacaacatgtcgatcgcgatcgaccgtTTGATCGCTACGTCTCgggtagtcgatcgcgtctgatgttgagtgaacttatatgatatgttACCTAAAAAAAATGCCCTGAACCAGTTCCATGTAGCTTacagttgtgtgttttaaaatagGAGTGATACAGTACTGTGCattaaaaaatacaacatatgCCTATAGTATTTGGAGCTCGGCAAGACCGACAGAGCAttttattacgtaacaaacgcaagtttcgccgctgccaaggtttagaaATGAACTTGTCGGATATCGTGTGTCTTGACCAACGGTCTTGACTGACTAGCGATCTTACAATTACTCCTGCATATAATAAACTTATTGTCTCGCTCCAACAGTAGTGTGATGACTTTTATTCGCAACGATAGCAATGGCATCAGAATGtcaaatttttgtcaaattcaaGCGAGCGAAGAATCGGACtcggaggaaattgtaaattagatactgaagtttgagcagtcatgtcaCATTTCTGGTttgggaatatttattttttgctgtttagaTAAAACATGGATAATTCGCAACAACATTCAAGACAAAAGTTAGGCAGGTGTTATCTGAAttttatgatttgaataaaccttaaataaatgatgaaacattcaCCCCGGtcacaattacataatcaaattattgaaacataaaaaatgcaaatttttgtggcgattTTATTAAGAATGCGATCTTATTGGCAGTGGCGGAATATTTTGTATACGTGTGtacagttatctgcatattcagtactcgttcgtttttgtgtatgaccttattaccgatcagtcgatcgcgagcttttttgacgttttcagtcgatcgcggtcgaaagcaggctggccatccctgatatatACCAACGGTGGGCAAACCGCGGCTCGCGAGCTGGGCGAACCGcatgcggctcttctcgctatcattaattattatccaaatttaactATAGGAGAAACTGTAGCGTAACagtactttttttaaatttattaagcGGTCGAAGAATTTTCCATCAATGATTAAGACAGaatatgttttagtatgaaaaacGTTGTGGCGTGGAATCTTAAATCAGTCAAGCGACCAATGTTACGTCACAATAGTGTATGTTGCTGAGTTGGCGGCATTGTAATTTGAGTGCAGTTAGTCTCACTTGCGGATATGTCAAGTAAAGAGGAAATATTcgaagatgaaaacagagttgtcaagtcagaatggaAAGAATAATACGCATTCACTAGTCAAGAAAATAAACCTTTTGTGCTTAATCTTTCATAAACTGCTCtgaataaagtcagcaatgttgAACGGCACCATGAAACAAATCACAAAAATCTCGTACAAGACTACTCTCGTAAATCATCTGTAAGGAAACACAGATTAAATGACTTTAAATTAATACTAAAGAGACAGCAGAAAATTATGATATCCTTTGGCAAGGAATTCGATGCATCAATTAAAACTAGTTTTgttatattatgaaatattgatCATGTTAAACACCAATACTCTGactgtattttattaaaaatatattgcggATGTTGTCGCAGTCAATAGCCTTAACGCCGGTTTCCTGTTTCCAAAATTAGTATCGATGTAACAGTTACAATGCaaactgatttaatgagctctaatattaataatttttaaggttatgcggctctcacatatttctgacttgctgcatgcggctcttataccaAAAAAATGTTCCCACCCCTGAATATGCAAACAAATAAGATAGAAATACATAATTTTCAGCAAACGATTTCGAACGATTATTTCAGTCATTTTATCCTGCATCAAGTATGACAAATTAGTTGAAGGAGACTAAACCTTTGTAGACACATTCTCAAGACAAGGATAAAAATTGTCATTGAAATATAACTTATCAAATTGACAGGAAATTAaagtgtaaaatatttacaagaaATATTTGCGTAGTTGGGCAAAAGCAAATCCGTCAGTCGTGTCCTTTGTAGTGAGCGGTACGATCAGTTTATTCTTATCACTAATTATATTATTCCAAGCTCCATAGAAGCTTGAATTCTCATTGAAAAAGTATAATATACCTTCAAGAGGATAATTTACTTGATCTTATCAATTTAGAAGCATTATAAAGGAAATGTTAAATCCCGCTCTTATTGCAAATAAACTTGAAGAAGGTCGTGGAGTGTGGATAGGATTGAAAGACATGGCAGAAATTTCCGCATGGAAATGGATCGACGGTATTGCATCGACCAGAGCTAACACTCCTTGGGCACCTCTTACACGAAACAACCTTTTATTTATGGATAGCTGTGGAATGCTGCGTAGATATAGAATGTTAGATTGGTATGTTAATAAACAGATTTGTGCATTTACCAAGGCATATGTTTGCGAAATAGTAAAAAGTAAATGACAGACGCAAAAGAGTGTCAGAGAATATAATTTTCATGCTTATAATCGTTTCTACATGTTGTACTGTTCATCTCAAATTGTAACTTAAGAACTAACGTTCGAACAATACATTCCTTTTTCTCAACAAAGTTCAACATAACTTTACTTCATGTCCGGAACGACATTGTCAAATGTATATTTGTCATAGGTCTATATTTCTATAATCAAGTCATATGTGTGGTCCAACCAAATATTCCAGCCAAACATTGGTTCAGATtgttcaatgaaaaaaatgcttCCTCAAATTAGGTAATCTCGGGTATATTTGGAACCAATTACTCACTTAGTTGTGTTTAATCATATCTATTAGGCggtgtttaaaaaaaatgatctcGACTAGAGAAATGGCAGGGCTATTTGCCATGACACTCAGTAACGTCTCTAGTATTTTATTAAAGAATCGTCAAGTTTGTCTTGACCGTGAAAGAGCCAAAATACTGCATTGCTCTCCGTAAAGCATGGGGTCAGTTTGTATTCTTCAGTACTGTATTCTTAAGACCAGACACGGAATGAATATACttcatatatttataaaaaaaaaactggcttTTGGCGATTAGCTATTGAAAAACATGGAGAATTAGAATACAaaaatctttatatttaataattttaatcatATGGAATAGAGAGCGAATTATAAAATCCAATTCAATGTTATGATTTTTGCAAATGACTACTTTATTTGTACAATTTTTCTGATATTAGATGAGAGTAATTTTATTCGGAAAGAGTAAAAGGCGATAACTCATGAGagttgttttcaaaaaaaaatgggacagaatacaaaatttataataattttcatcCCACTCGTATCATTTAATAGACATTGACAAtacatcaaaaatattcaatggATCTATATGAGTGAAATTGTAGTTAATTCGAAATAAGTGAtgtgaaatgttacaaaaaatcatgtttcacttctaactaaaatttgaatgtatatGAAAATTGCATTGTTTTGCAAATATTGATTCgttaaatatttcttttcaaCTTTTGTAAGCtgaattttaattaattgaCTATGTTATAGAATTGATTATTTCTGATCAAAATACTGTCTTTTCTCTCTTATAATGTAtgaacatgaataaaaattaaaattattaaaccCCATGGAAGTTTTATTGCACTGCATGAACAAAT
This genomic interval from Styela clava chromosome 15, kaStyClav1.hap1.2, whole genome shotgun sequence contains the following:
- the LOC120334607 gene encoding C-type lectin domain family 4 member E-like, producing MDKRKLLALAVVLIIIGIVVILIETLTTDDSNGVETSEVTTITNTTKSTTNTTNPPPPPITTTKSLEEVWHNFSTGSYKLFLTNINFEAAKKSCRDVNARLVTEGIRNEVTRKSIIKEMLNPALIANKLEEGRGVWIGLKDMAEISAWKWIDGIASTRANTPWAPLTRNNLLFMDSCGMLRRYRMLDWYVNKQICAFTKAYVCEIVKSK